One stretch of Punica granatum isolate Tunisia-2019 chromosome 5, ASM765513v2, whole genome shotgun sequence DNA includes these proteins:
- the LOC116206947 gene encoding uncharacterized protein LOC116206947: MPNPTTPNGHSLNHPSRNSLQLMINQEDDDNKFVSKLLSKESSVANPSFRVYYGGVVGSVPFIWESEPGTPKHTLFTTRHDNLSLPPLTPPPSSFRSTTGTNSDKRLPKKAVRRSGFLHRVLWKMGIVKRSSLIVRSSSSSSLGFVSIKPLDYHHGRRRFASQGSFDSITPFDDYDDEDKHARSVPQAASCFGIGRRNGTGPRGCYGW, from the coding sequence ATGCCCAACCCAACAACCCCTAATGGTCACAGCCTCAATCATCCCTCTAGGAATTCCCTCCAGCTGATGATCAACCAAGAAGATGATGACAACAAGTTCGTCTCCAAACTCCTCTCAAAGGAGAGCTCCGTTGCCAACCCTTCCTTTAGGGTTTACTATGGAGGTGTTGTTGGATCTGTGCCCTTCATTTGGGAGTCTGAGCCTGGCACACCCAAGCACACATTGTTCACGACTCGTCATGACAACTTGTCTCTCCCTCCCCTCACCCCTCCTCCCTCTTCCTTCCGGAGCACCACCGGGACTAACTCCGATAAACGGCTCCCCAAGAAGGCCGTCAGGAGATCCGGCTTCCTCCACCGGGTTCTGTGGAAGATGGGGATCGTGAAGAGATCGTCCCTGATAGTTCGCTCATCTTCTTCGAGCTCATTGGGTTTCGTGTCCATCAAGCCGCTGGATTACCACCATGGGAGGAGGCGTTTCGCGAGCCAGGGGTCATTCGACTCGATCACCCCGTTCGATGATTATGATGATGAGGACAAGCACGCCAGATCAGTACCCCAGGCAGCTTCATGCTTCGGGATCGGCAGGAGGAACGGGACAGGCCCTCGTGGATGCTATGGGTGGTGA
- the LOC116206613 gene encoding aspartate aminotransferase, mitochondrial-like, giving the protein MMWRNLVGNSGRAWRSRCMSIVRRFEHVSPAPKDPITGVTEAFLADPSPNKINLGVGAYRDDEGRPVVLQCVRDAEAKIAGSEFLESVSAAVNSKMVEESCKLIYGKDSDAVMEGRFAGIQALSGTGACRLFAEFQRRFYPNSHMYFPAPTWSNHHNIWRDAQVSARNFCYYDPQSKDLNFEGLINDIKNAPEGSFFLLHPCAHNPTGVDPTEEEWREISYYLKVKNHFPFFDVAYQGFASGVMDKDARAIHIFLQDGHLVACAQSFAKNMGLYGHRVGCLSFICDDSKQAVAIKSQLQQIARAMYGSPPVHGVLLVSTILGDQAIKALWTEEIKIMADRIQGMRATLRESLEKLGSPLNWEHITSQVGMFCYSGLKAEQIDRLVREFHVYMTSDGRISMAGVTTGNVNYLANAIHEVTNSGYEESQILGESGF; this is encoded by the exons ATGATGTGGAGAAACTTGGTGGGTAACAGTGGCAGAGCATGGAGGAGCAGATGCATGTCAATTGTTCGACGATTTGAGCACGTGAGCCCAGCTCCCAAAGACCCCATCACCGGCGTCACCGAAGCTTTCCTCGCCGACCCGAGCCCGAACAAGATCAATCTGGGCGTG GGAGCTTATCGTGATGACGAGGGAAGGCCCGTCGTGCTTCAGTGCGTCCGGGACGCTGAGGCAAAGATTGCCGGGAGTGAGTTTCT GGAGTCAGTTTCTGCTGCAGTTAACTCCAAAATGGTGGAGGAGAGTTGTAAATTGATTTATGGAAAAGATTCGGATGCTGTTATGGAGGGGAGGTTTGCAGGCATTCAAGCACTCTCTGGCACTGGTGCATGCCGTCTCTTTGCAGAATTCCAAAGGCGCTTCTATCCCAATTCCCATATGTATTTTCCTGCTCCCACATGGTCCAA CCACCACAATATTTGGAGAGATGCCCAAGTTTCTGCAAGAAACTTTTGTTACTATGATCCCCAGTCAAAGGATTTAAACTTTGAGGGACTAATTAATGACATTAAG AATGCCCCAGAAGGTTCCTTCTTCTTATTGCACCCTTGTGCTCACAATCCTACAGGCGTTGACCCTACTGAGGAAGAGTGGAGAGAAATTTCATATTACTTAAAG GTGAAAAATCATTTTCCATTCTTTGATGTTGCATACCAAGGCTTTGCAAGTGGAGTTATGGACAAGGATGCCAGAGCAATCCATATTTTCCTCCAAGATGGGCATTTAGTTGCCTGCGCTCAGTCCTTCGCAAAGAACATGGGACTATATGGGCATCGTGTTGGTTGTCTCAG TTTTATTTGTGATGATTCTAAGCAAGCAGTTGCTATTAAAAGCCAACTGCAGCAGATAGCAAGGGCAATGTATGGGAGCCCCCCTGTTCATGGTGTGTTGCTGGTCTCGACAATCTTGGGAGATCAAGCTATTAAGGCGCTCTGGACGGAAGAAATTAAA ATTATGGCAGATCGAATTCAAGGGATGAGGGCTACTCTTCGTGAAAGTCTCGAAAAATTGGGTTCTCCTCTCAACTGGGAGCACATAACAAGCCAG GTTGGGATGTTCTGCTATTCTGGGCTAAAGGCGGAGCAGATAGATAGGTTAGTAAGGGAGTTCCATGTATACATGACCTCTGATGGCCGAATCAG CATGGCAGGGGTTACAACGGGCAACGTGAACTATCTGGCAAATGCAATACATGAAGTCACAAATTCGGGTTATGAGGAGTCCCAGATCCTGGGTGAGTCGGGCTTTTAG